In the genome of Paenibacillus pabuli, one region contains:
- a CDS encoding ABC transporter permease, with translation MNNASSALKVAAGIFLTIALITIVVLLFISAQEATKTAQNNFADIQTELSQAAFTVYDGTTISGSQVTNALRKYADKDQFGIQVITGKNKGGQWYGNQLNISQDLNNEDYGSVIKPDEKVGVINQTMSEKDNQYVNPSGKFKAIIVKDKSNVVRGLIFQQS, from the coding sequence ATGAACAATGCATCAAGCGCTTTAAAGGTGGCAGCAGGAATATTTTTGACCATCGCCCTTATTACGATTGTAGTTCTGTTGTTTATTTCAGCTCAGGAGGCGACCAAAACGGCGCAAAACAATTTTGCTGATATCCAGACCGAGTTGTCTCAAGCTGCATTTACGGTGTATGACGGAACAACTATTAGCGGATCGCAGGTTACGAATGCATTGCGTAAATATGCGGACAAGGATCAGTTCGGGATTCAAGTTATTACAGGTAAAAATAAAGGAGGACAATGGTATGGAAATCAGTTGAACATTTCCCAGGATCTCAATAATGAGGATTATGGCTCTGTTATTAAACCAGATGAGAAAGTGGGCGTAATCAACCAGACCATGAGCGAAAAAGATAACCAATATGTCAATCCAAGCGGTAAATTCAAAGCGATTATCGTAAAAGACAAATCCAACGTAGTAAGAGGACTTATTTTCCAGCAATCCTGA